The following coding sequences are from one Hippopotamus amphibius kiboko isolate mHipAmp2 chromosome 9, mHipAmp2.hap2, whole genome shotgun sequence window:
- the SMIM35 gene encoding small integral membrane protein 35, whose protein sequence is MVQSVGLWSCERALGSWPKDVCLSAGDDSISTLGLILCVGLSLLLVSILGYSLARWYQRGYCWEGPNFVFNLYQIRNVKDLEMGPPFTISSHISSLDGGYMKFSDRLV, encoded by the exons ATGGTACAGTCAGTTGGCCTGTGGAGCTGCGAGAGAGCTCTGGGCAGCTGGCCGAAGGATGTGTGTCTCTCTGCAGGTGATGACTCCATCAGTACCCTGGGCCTGATCCTCTGTGTCGGGCTTTCGCTGCTGCTCGTGTCCATCCTCGGCTACAGCCTGGCCAGGTGGTACCAGCGTGGGTACTGCTGGGAGG GGCCTAATTTTGTCTTCAACTTGTACCAAATCCG GAACGTGAAGGATCTGGAGATGGGTCCACCCTTCACCATTAGCAGCCACATCAGCAGTCTGGATGGCGGCTACATGAAGTTCTCCGACAGGCTGGTCTGA